The window TGAAGAACTAGGATGATAATATGACCCAGAAAAAGAAGAAGCGAGTGAATCGCAGTTCGTTGCTGGCGAAGAAAATCATCATCAAGGATGGAGGAACGGTGAGTGTCTGCTGAGTTTAACCACATAAAAACACTTACAAACACTTACAGTATTTAAAAGGGTGTATATATACTTATCCGGTTGATATTGGAAAGCAAAGGTGCTCTAATCATACATAAGGTGAGTTTACAGATGTGCGACGTCATGTCTGTCAATGTTTTTGTCAGTATATGTAAGAAATCCCTTTATTTAACcacagaaatcacacacacacacacacacatatatatatatatatatatatacatacatagataTGAATACAATGTAATGAATGAAATGTGTGAATGTAAATATGAGCAGTTCTCATCTATTTATCCATTAAAAGAGCACTacaaaataacttaataatatttattttaatggctgGCTATTTTAGAGGATGTTGAactgaaattctgtcattattcatgaCTGTAATATGAGCATTCTCCCCTTTTTTAATCATATTATACACACAAATGCAAGTAAAATTGAAGGACAAGGTCTTAAATAGTAATCAGTCACCATGCTAATGAATAGTTTGATATAATGTGCTCTGATCTTAGATTAAAAGGTTTACACTAACAAAAGCACTCACAAAAATATTTACATGGGGCATTTCCTTGAATGAAGAATTACTCCCACAAACACGCGTTCATGTCATTTCCCAGTGTCCTTCCTGTTGTCAAATTCAGACCAAAGTGAAAAGAATGTGTTTTTACTGACTGGTTTCTTCACCTTTTCGGTTTATGTAGCTAACAGTGTCATTTTCCCTAATAATATGctatatattacattattgttTCTCTCTAGCCTCAAGGGTTTGGCTCTCCCAGCGTTTATCATGCTGTCATCGTCATATTTCTGGAGTTCTTTGCTTGGGGTTTACTGACAGCACCTACTTTGGGAGTAAGTTctggttttatttcattttgtgccACTGTTTAAAGTCGACGTGAAATCAAAATCGACCCTATTAtctttaatacatgttcctggtcttactgtgcGCAATTTATTGGTGTACGTAATTCCAAATATGAATCAATGAGCGCATTTGCAAgcatttaaatggtttaaaagccTACAAGATGTAAGGTCATATAAACGCCTTAAGGTTGAAACATACTTTAAGCAAGTATGTCAACGAAGACACTTCTAGATATACAAGCTACATTTTCTGCatagttgcattccaaaatggtTCGGAATGCAATTTGTTAGTACgcgttgcattctcagtgttgccacaaggggcgctatagtgagattagtgtgaactgtccacttctacggtgagttttctctttccaGTGAACTATTATCATAGcaaagcaacagtttgaagagaattttGCTGAGTAAGTTgatgtcaatatatttatagcaacttgaGTGTGAAGGTAACTCGGCACTCAAAGcaatgctatattgtgaatagaGTGTGCTGTGCATCGTGTCTAAAGTCCTAAATATACAATATGCAAGTACGTCGTGAACGCAgacgcttctagctacacaagcttgattttgtgcgTAGTTGCATTCGGAAATGTGTCGGACCGCAATTCGTGAGTATGTGCTGCATTCTCAACGTCGCCACAAGGGGGGCTATAgtgagattagtgtgaactgtacacttctacggtgagttttctctttcaagttagCTACTATCCAGTTGAAGCAACAGTATGAAGATTTAAATTAAAGTATTaatttacttgctcagcaatgttCTCTTCAAACAGTTGCTTCGCTATAACAGTAGCTTGAATGAAAAAACTCACTGTAAAAGCGGACAGTTCACATTAATCTCGCTATAGCGCCACTTGTGGCAACATTGACAATGCAATTCATACTCGcaaattgcagtctgacacattttggaacacttTTGGAAATCGAGtttgtgtagctagaagcgtctgcgttcacatacttgcatagatTTTTCGGCCTTTAGGCACCATGCACAGCACGTTGTATTCACAATATAGTATTGCTTTGAGTGCCGAGTTACCTCCATATCTAAGTTgttagtcaatatatttatatcaaCTTGCTAGaaaaataacacatccagtttaatggcaccaacttttgaaggtaactctatcgcccccttgagtgcTGAAGTTTATCCAGTGTGCGCAAGTTGTGTGCAAGCgtgcctgtttacgttttgattggggagaaaaaaaaagtttaagaaGATTTGTGTATCAgactgggctgcgtttcccaaaagtattgcaagcttaagttgatcgtagagaccactggcgccaatgttttctacgatctacttaggcttacgatgcttttgggaaatgctgccctgattgttttgcttttttgtgttaCAGATGATAGAAACTCTGTAAATAGAATCAAATATATTCAAGCTCCAAAGTTCAAATTAACTCGCATGAATGTCACTGAAGCCATGTTGTATCTCACGTATTTGTAGGCTCTTCATGAAACATTCCCGAAGCACACGTTTCTCATGAATGGCTTGATTCAGGGGGTtaaggtgtgttttttttattctattcatAATTATTCTGTTGATTACTTTCTATAAACTCTTGATCTTCACCCCTGTGTGGTTTTGTTTGCAGGGTCTTCTGTCGTTTTTAAGTGCTCCTCTGATTGGTGCTCTGTCAGACGTGTGGGGGAGAAAGTCATTTCTTTTACTCACTGTGTTCTTCACATGTGCtcctattcctttaatgaagatAAGCCCATGGTATGTTACAttcctcttttttttaatgttcagaaGAAGGCTGTCGGAAGATTTTGGCACAGTAATCAATAGATAATCTAAAAAAGCCCCAAATTAGCTGATTAACCAATCTAGCTGCTATTTAACAGTCGTTTAAATCACATGCTAGCAATGATTTAAGGCTGTTTACAAGTGCAGAGTGTTCCTCTTGTGTTTCAGGTGGTACTTTGCTGTTATCTCTGTATCTGGAGTGTTTGCAGTTACCTTTTCGGTTATTTTTGCCTATGTGGCCGACATCACCCAAGAACATGAGCGCAGTATGGCGTACGGCATGGTATGTAGATCCAATCTGAGATTACAGTCAATACTACAGTATCAGCATCTCTCTATATGAcctttatgtttacatttacgtTTCTGTCCTCCCTCCAAAAGGTTTCGGCTACGTTTGCGGCGAGTCTCGTAATAAGCCCGGCGATCGGTGCGTATCTAAGTCAGGTGTATGGAGACAGTCTTGTTGTGGTTTTGGCTTCTGCCATCGCTATGCTGGACATCTGCTTCATCCTGGTGGCTGTGCCTGAATCGCTTCCTGAGAAGATGAGACCAGCGTCCTGGGGCGCCCCTATATCATGGGAACAAGCAGACCCCTTTGCTGTGAGTAGATTTGATCTTTTTTAGATGGTTGGAAGATAGATAGAGTGCCTTTTTGCTTTCATAAAATGGTTACAACcaattttgttcatttgaaaaccaatgaaatcaaaattggcccTATTTAGTTTCTCAACAAATGTTGCTGGTCTCACTGTGTATGactcatcagtgcatgttattttaaagaaaataaatgtaatcataATCTTTATTTGAAATCTAACATTTTCTGCCTCAAACGGCTTTTATACTTCGTGGGCGTTGAACAATTATATTAACCAATGATATGATACAAACTAATATTCACGATccaatcaagtcccaccctacatttgtTCCTGCTAAATGTTCAGTTTTAtccagaaatatgtcacattatggaagttagACGCATTGCAAATGCTGTTGGATGAAATGGTAGCTTCAGCACAAGTGTTGGAGATGGGTATTGTTCATTATAAAAAGAGAGATTATCACAGAAACAGAGTGATGTCAGTGACACTGACGCAACTCTTTGCTCACATCCTGTGTGGTTTCTGTAGGGAAGTTTTTTACAGCTATTTTCCCCTCAACATCATGTTGGGGTAACATTGTGGAGTTTTAAAAGTTGCATCATATCTAAAAAATGCACATGTTATCTTACACCGTCCAGTTTTCACACATGGCTTGTTCTGAAGAGTTCAGTTTGTTGCAATTTCTCACTGTTAATTTTGGGTGCTTAAGTTGCTGTGAAATTTAGAAGAGAGACATTTTAAAGTTTGAGTGTTAATATGGTGTCAGAAGCACAAACCGTTTATAGACCAACTTAtgcatatcacacacacacaaacggagCTTTCTTAAAATGgcaagctccaatctgattgTCTGGTTTTAAGCAATTTAATTTACACAATTTCTTGGTTTTAGCCTTCTCCATTCTAAAATATTCAATcagctctttgtgagtgcaatatcaataaaattatttttaaaaactgtatCAGGTAATCATAAATGACTCTACAAGTCACTTGTCAAAAAGTGTGGTAATCCTGAActgtatattttgctttgttctCATTGAAATATCAAATGTACCTGTCCCTAAACATTAATAAATGGTGATTCGTCGCTTCACATGACGTCAGACATCATGACGGTCTCCTCCTGTCCAAGTAGGCATTTTCTGGCCAGAATAATCTGCAGTGtggattagaggtagaccgatatattggttttacagatCATCAGTGCTgatagctgctttttttttttctctctaccctttgtctccccaatttggaatgcccaattcccaatgcgatctaagtcctcgtggtggcggaggacgaatctcagttgcctccttgtctgagaccgtcaatccgcgcatcttatcatgtggcttgttgagcgcgttaccgcggagacatagcgcgtgtggaggcttcacgctattctccacggcatccacgcacaacttgccacgcaccccaccgagatcaagaaccacattatagggaccacaaggaggttaccccatgtgactctaccctccctagcaaccgggccaatttggttgcttaggagacctggctggagtcactcagcacaccctggattcgaacacgcagtagtcagcgtctttactcaatgagctacccaggcccccatgataGCTGCTTTTTTGgaattatcggttatctgcaaaaatatatgCCGATTGTTGtcaaaagttttatattttattttacttcaatAGTATAGCAGCAGCCTTTCATCACTGATAGTATTCATCAATATTTTAATCCTCACTTCAGTGCATATTTTCCGATCATCAGAACACAACAttctttaaattgattttttaaaactatcggccgattaatcggttatcggcctaattgtcatttttggtagttattattgggatttggtTTCACAGTAGACTGCTTCtggaattttgttcattttggactTTTTTTAGCCACTATGTCTGTCTCTGTCATAGTAAGACTACGAATTTCATTTTAAtgttctataaattgattttaaaaactattggccgattaatcggtcatCGGcctaatcttcatttttttctggttattattgggatattTGGTTGCACAATAGACTGCATCtagaattttgtttattttggacacttgtagcctctgtgtctatGCCCGTCTTAGtgaggaaagactaagaacatttttaaaactatcagccgatAATCGGTTAGCGGACTATtcaaccaccttagttatcggtatcgccAAAATCCTCTATCGGACAACATTTAATTTGGATCAGACTTTACATCAAAAGCCATTTTGGGATATGCATTAGACCTGTGGTAGATGTGTTTAGTTAAGTACAGTGTGTATGTATTCATAAGTGTGTTCTCTCTCTGCAGTCTCTGAGGAAAGTGGGTCAGGACTCAACGGTTCTGCTCATCTGTATAACAGTGTTTCTGTCTTATCTGCCTGAGGCTGGTCAATACTCCAGCTTCTTCCTGTATCTGCAACAGGTACCTGTCTTTGTTAATTGCATTAGTTAATCTCTGTAGTTAATCTTTAACTCTGCTAGAGTTCATTATCTTTAGTGGGCCAAGTCTGTTTTATTGCTTTATGCAAGTTGAAATCTTATGAATAAACTGATCCATAAATTGTTCTGACCTGTTTTTAAGATAATGGGATTCTCACCTGAAAGTGTCGCAGCTTTCATTGCTGTTTTAGGATTGTTGTCAATTGTTGCACAggtatttatttttcaaagtagATTCATACTCATAAAATGATATAACATTGTAAAGGTGTATGAAGTTTAATTTCTTTTCTCTTCACCTACAGACTGTAGTTTTAAGTTTACTCATGCGTTCCATCGGGAACAAGAACACAATCCTGCTGGGTCTGGGATTTCAGATTCTGCAGCTCGCCTGGTATGGATTTGGATCGGAGCCATGGTAAGATTTGAATGAAAGGTtgtaatttataaaaacattaaatataatatattaaatcaaCAATGGCACGGTTGGTCTTGCTTGGAGCGTTCTGAGCTGGTATCCCAAAATGTTTAGAAACCAGAtaagctgggggcctgggtatctcataGAGAactgacgctaactaccacccctggagtcgcgagtttgaatccagggtgtgctgagtgactccagacaggtctcctaagcaaccaaattggcccggttgctagggagggaagagtcacatggggtaacctcctcgtggtccctataatgtggttctcactctcggcaTGGCATCTTAAAAATATCACACTCCTGCGCAAATGCTGAAAAGACTGCAAGTCGCAGCGCAACTGTCTGTCTAGCGcatatttacaaaatgtattttccatttccctttttaatttgtaactagtagcacctaataaacatgcaaaaaaattgttcattatgtttccaggagtgttggttattcatgtttttgagacgttacagacattacatcagaaattagcataattaattctgattcaaagtaatgtccagcatcatccaatcactgtcaaccatgttaaaataaaatgatacattataaattctgaatctatgtaatgattatcattgtcccatgtctgtcaaacatgttgagtgatccaaacatcatctgcaccctgaaactgaacttttggtctgatttctggagtgaatgcacttagctgcatagacagctataggatgctcccttgctccctatttagtgaatgacttccagtgtgctgtctgtctgcactggtctcagaacagttcgaaatgcaccttattttcatcctaactccatataaagcctctggaagacatatttttcagcttcatgttaaaatgcacagtaaataaaggatttctaaggaaaagatGTGCTAAAGTACTCATTAGTGTAcgttgtgtttagcagtgtggcgtttcacgataaattgctgaaatttaaaaaatggcattttggatgaaactagagactttaatcttttgactcaaactgtaaaaatgtaatctagtGTCTtaccaaatgtagttttgttgacgtttctcccaaagacactgctgtgatcggcaccatgttatGTTacaagactctgtgctgtcagtaaaaggTCAACTTTCGACATAtggagtctcctgaactgagatcagttggtttaaatgaatttaaaatatgcGTTGTGTATTGCGAagacaaaatacaacatccacgcatgtgtacgcggtGTTGCACGAGGTTAAgaataatgtaaataatgaatGATTGTTTACTAAGTGAATGTTCTGTGCATTTTCCTCAACTTTCTAGGATGATGTGGGCCGCTGGAGCTGTTGCCGCCATGTCCAGCATCACTTTCCCTGCTGTGAGCGCCCTGATTTCCCGCACCGCTGATCCTGATCAACAAGGTATTTTGTTTAATCAAAGTTACACATGCAGCGTTGCTCTTTAAGTCCGAATGTGACCAATAAAGTTCTTTCTCTTGTTTCTGTAGGCGTGGGTCAGGGTATGGTTACGGGAATCCGCGGATTGTGTAATGGTCTTGGTCCAGCCCTCTACGGTTTCATCTTCTACATCTTTCATGTCGAGTTGGACCAGGTTCCAGAGAAAGAACCGGACGTACAGCACCACTACGATCACAACCAACAGGTCAGCCATCACAAATCAATGCAATTGATAATATGATTTGGAACTATATGATTTAATGACTATTCAGGTTTGCTTTTAGGGTTAAATTAGTTTTTCGCAATAGCgaaatgattaaaggaatatttcgggttcaatacaagttaagttcaatcgacagcatttgtggcataatgttgattaccacaaaaaatttagacattttcttaaaaaaaaaaaaaaaaaacaatatcaagattacattgagacacttacaatgaaagtgaatgagggccaatccgtaaacgttaaaatactcacgttttcaaaagtatagccacaagacataaacattgtgtcttaacatgattttagtgtgataaaatcgattactaacctattctgtgtagatttatatacaatataaaacagggacttaacactgtaaacccaaaaacaactttaaagctcaaataattcatgagtttaaacagaagaattaatgtaagtgctttaataaaattataagcttcacatttctgccttttaaaccctcaaaaaaatgtacataattcacttccattgtaagtgtctcactggatacatttacatgcaccctcataatgcaattacaatgcgattaaggcaatactACGATTACACTGTAGCTCATGTAAACAGTATGTtgcgattatgctaataatcagagtaatgataattgCAGTAAGATTATCTATTAagtggagtactcctattttaatcgctttataCTGGCACGTAAACGCTTTAATCGCATTTCTTCCTGTCTGACCAAAGTGCGCCTGTGCTGCAGACGGATCATGTTCCACTCAAGCACAGGTTTGAAAACATCACGAAAAAGatgttttccagcagtggtgctcccccaTCTACAGCCACACTgcaaaagaaaacagattttccCGAGTTGTGAatgtctgaattgaatgttggtgAGATTAAAAGACCGTATGCCGCAAAATAATGGGAAGGAAACACGTCTTTGAAATGAGTTTGTGCTCACGGGCGAAACACAACGACATCCATCGCGTGTATTCCGATTCAcatacaaatgactcttatgaatcgattatttttagtgaatcaaaacagacagaacaaccagtgtagtccgacaaacaaatgactcttatgaaccgattcttttaggtgaatcaaaacagacagaacaaCCAGTGTATTCCGACAAACAaaagactcttatgaaccgattctttttagcgAATCCAAACGGACGGAACAACCAGTGTattccgacaaacaaatgactcttatgagccgattctgtTTAGCGAATCCAAACGGACGGAACAACCAgcgtagtccgacaaacaaatgactcttatgagccgattctgtTTAGCGAATCCAAACGGACGGAACAACCAgcgtagtccgacaaacaaatgactcttatgagccgattctgtTTGGCGAATCCAAACGGACGGAACAACCAgcgtagtccgacaaacaaatgactcttatgagccgattctgtTTGGCGAATCCAAACGGATGGAACAACCAGCGTACATAGACATTTTGCAACAAGAtgttttttgtaatattatttgataaaaaagcaataatcagagtaatggcaagtagcatgtaaaggGATTGAAGTGGTtggcccaaatcatgtaaacatcttaatctaattattccttatccgcagagtattggtgtacatgtaaacatagccattgtaacctcgatttttgctttttttttaaagaaaatttctaaatcattttttgtggtaatcaacattatgccacaaatgctgtcgattgagtttaacttgaattgaacacggaatattcagTTAAATTAAGCTTACACTTAAGTACAAAATATTCGCAAACTAAAATGATCACATAGAAATGTATTGTCACATTTTGTGCTGAAAATAGGCCTTTACTGGAGATCGATTTTAAAAGGTCTTGGTTGGATCTTAACCGGTTTCCCTTGTTATGGTTTTTCCCAACAGAGTGCAATAATCCCTGGACCGCCGTTCCTGTTTGGTGCGTGTTCTGTGCTGCTGGCGCTCCTGGTGGCTCTTTTCATCCCCGAACACCCTCATATGGGTGCTCGTGCTGGCAGCTGGAAGAAGCACACGTCGCCCCACGGGCACCCGCACAGTCCCCACCCACCCGGAGAGGCCAAAGAGCCCTTGCTACAGGACACTAACGTGTGATTGGTTGTTTCACTATGGGCATATTGGTCAAACCCTCAATCCATTGAGCAAAAAGTTGCGCATGGAGACTGTTGTCATATATTGAAATGTAAAGCTATATCCGAGCGGTCCTCGGTCCTGCTTTCATAGATCTATTTTCGAGCCTAATTCTCCAGGAACATAGATCTCCGTAATCAGGATTACAGGTATCTTGCTGTTTCAAGAATAGAGCACcactttttaaagaaatgtatataGAAGAACATATATTTAATGACGGTTCTGTCCAAAGGCACTATTGCAATggcttgtatttattcattttattatttgttttttgccttttttttttttacgttgctCTTTCTGACTTCTAGTTCTTCATTACTATAGCTCACTCAGGGACATTAGCCTAGTCAGGAATGTTTCTGAACACAGTGTGTTCCTCAATGAGAAGGGCCTAATGAcaacacaaacataaaaataatgggCCTCGTTCATGAAATGCGAGCAGTGcgaatttctgtgtaaaacaTTTGATAATGCATTTATATTAATATGAGCAGAACACATTTCGTTCGTAAAACCGTTCGTAGAGAATATGTGAGCAGAACAAATGTGTGTACATAAATCATCAGTAAAACATAAAAATTTTAGCAGaacaaatgtgaaaataattCATAAAGCATTCGGGCAGAACAAATTAGCGTGAATTGTTTGCTAAACCATTCTTAAAAATTAAAGCAGAACTAATATTTGCGTATATTCTTCATGAAACCATTTGCAAGAATTTGAGCCGAACAAAAGTAACGTAAAACATTCGTAAGTCAAGCAGAACGAATGTGTAAATTGAAAAAATTTTAGCTGAATAAACgagtgtaaatcgttcgtaaaacgTACATAATAATTTAAGAATGAATGTGTATATCGTTTGTTAAACGTTCATAAAACTTCAAACAGAACTAATATTTGCGTAAATTCTTCATGAAACCATTCGCTAAAATTTTAGCTGAAAGAACTCGCGTAAATAGTTCGTAAAACATTTGTAACAAATTTAAGCAGAACGAATATATGTAATTTTGTTTCTTAAAACTTAAAAATTCAAGCAGAACGAATTTATGTAAATTGAAAAAATTTGTGCTGAATAAATGAGCGTAAATCGTTCATAAAACGTACATAATTTAAGAATTAATGTGTATATCGTTTGTTAAACGTTAATAAAACTTCAAGCAGAACTCATATTTGCGTAAATTCTTCATGAAACCATTCGCTAAAATTTTTGCTGAAAACATTTACGTAAATCGTTCATAAATTTAAGCAGAACGAATATATGTAATTTGTTTCTTAAAACTTAGAAGtcaagcagaacaaatttgtgtaaaTTGTAAAAATCTGAGCAGAACGAATTATGTAAATTGTTCCTTGAATGGGATAGTTTACGCAACAATCGTTTTACTAACGATTTACAGATTTGTTTGTCAAGTTTATGAATAAGGCACCACTGTTCATAAAACTATGCGCAAGTCAAAAAGAATTCAAGTTTAACATATGTCTAAATCGTCGTAAAATCATTAATTAGAATGAATTTGAGTAGTTTCAAAAATCATTCTTACGAATGTTTTGACAAATGGCCATGAAATacgcttgtgtttcatgaatgaggccgaATGAAATTACTGAATGAAGTGGTTTTGCTGTGAACGTGCTGGGTTCATGAGATAAGGTTGTTAGGGAATATAATGGATAATCATACAGATTCCCAGTGCTTCGTCATGAATGGCCTTAACTGACTGTTGAGGATAATCGTAAAGA of the Myxocyprinus asiaticus isolate MX2 ecotype Aquarium Trade chromosome 49, UBuf_Myxa_2, whole genome shotgun sequence genome contains:
- the LOC127438334 gene encoding hippocampus abundant transcript 1 protein; its protein translation is MTQKKKKRVNRSSLLAKKIIIKDGGTPQGFGSPSVYHAVIVIFLEFFAWGLLTAPTLGALHETFPKHTFLMNGLIQGVKGLLSFLSAPLIGALSDVWGRKSFLLLTVFFTCAPIPLMKISPWWYFAVISVSGVFAVTFSVIFAYVADITQEHERSMAYGMVSATFAASLVISPAIGAYLSQVYGDSLVVVLASAIAMLDICFILVAVPESLPEKMRPASWGAPISWEQADPFASLRKVGQDSTVLLICITVFLSYLPEAGQYSSFFLYLQQIMGFSPESVAAFIAVLGLLSIVAQTVVLSLLMRSIGNKNTILLGLGFQILQLAWYGFGSEPWMMWAAGAVAAMSSITFPAVSALISRTADPDQQGVGQGMVTGIRGLCNGLGPALYGFIFYIFHVELDQVPEKEPDVQHHYDHNQQSAIIPGPPFLFGACSVLLALLVALFIPEHPHMGARAGSWKKHTSPHGHPHSPHPPGEAKEPLLQDTNV